ATTCCCCGGCATGACCTAATTCATTGGTGGTGTATTCAAAATCGCAAATGCGCACCATCAATTCGTTGCGCCGGATGCGGGGATTGGCTAATCCTAATTCTGCTAGTTTGAAGTGACTCCCTGGACTGGAAAACCTGAGAGAAGATTAAGCTCTACCATGCAATTATCAAGCTCAGGCGATCAGGTCATGATAATCCCCACAAATAAGTAATAAATGTGGGGATTATGATCCTACTTCTAGTGGGTTACTTTGACGGCTGAACTCGAGCTAGAAAAGTTTTCTGCAGCATCAAATGCTTTTACAGTATAGCTATAAAGCGTACCTTTAGCGCTGCCAGTTATGGTATCGGTATAACTGGGTGTGATGCTGACTCCAATTTTTATGCCATTTCTATAAATTGCATACCCGGCAACACCGACTGCATCGGTTGACGCTGTCCAAGATAAGGCAACTGAAGCGAATGTAGAATATTTTCTTAGTGTGCCTTTTGGAGATGCTGGAATTGTAGGCGCAACCTTGTCGAAGTCATAGCATGAAACACCGTCGCCACATGGAAATCCGTCCCATATTTCAAATCCTGTGATATGCGATTCAACGGGGCCATAGCCGCCACTGTATGCGTTGTGCGGCATGAGTCGAGTGATAGGAAGATTGTAATCTCCCATATTCGGACCTTGATAGTCTACAATTTCTTGCCCATTTACCGCGGCCCAAAAACGTCCGTCGCTGCCGCTTGAACGACGTGTGTAGACTTCAAATTTGAGCCATTCACCAACTGGAACCGGTACGATGCGATTTTCTTCGTACCAGTAAGTGGTTCTCGGAATAGGGCCATTTGCATCGCTATCTCCTTTTGTTAGCCAATACAGCTTGCCATCAGCGTCTTTCAATATATTTATTGCGATGCGATAGTCACCGCTACTGTCATTGCCGTTGTATCCGCCAGTTTTAAAAGCAAAATGGGCGCGCCAGTTTCCCGCTGAAACTGTGGAATCCAATTTTTCTGTCAAGTCAGCCGGATACTTAATCCAGTATGTCATATAAAAATCTTTGATATCACCGATTTTCGATGATCTATTAAACATAAAGGGCGACTGAGAACTGGCTTGGCCTACGTCACCTTTGATTTTTACATTTTGAAAAACTTCATTAATTGTTTTTCCTTTTGGCCCGCTCACGGACCGGACTTCATTGGTTATGTAATCGCCTATAGTTGCGGAAGTAACCGGGTCTTTGGTAATGAGCATCAGACCCGAAAAGTTCGTTCCAAATGCTGTAACCGGCCAACTATAACCAGTTTCTTTGTCGATACCGGTGATTTGTTGCAAAGCTCCGTTTCCCGAAGGGAAGAAGTTAGTGGGAGCATTAACCGATACTCCGGAGCCGAAATTTGACCTGAAAAGCATTTTGGCTGCTTGTGCGTGGAAAGAAACAAAAGTGATGATGAGCATCATCGTTATAAGCTTTCCTATTTGAAGCGACTTTGAAACACTGTTGTGTTTGGTGGTGGATAGAAATGGTCTTTCTGCTTTATTAACTACTGTTGGTGGTTTTGTTGCTATAACTACTTGATTATCGATGTTCATTTCGATTCCTCCTTAAATTTCAAGGACGGAACTGCAGAGATAAGCTTTGAATTAGATTACTCAAAATACAGTACAACCGTGATAGGGTTGCATCGTATGGCTACTAAATCAATCAGCGATATCTGTGGCAGTCCTGCCATCTTGGGGCTTTTGCCCTTTAGATCAGTGACTTTGCGTCCCCTGCTTTCGCAGAGTTTGCCCTTTTTGTGCTACGGTAATCATAAAGCATTATTCGTGCCAATTAATTGTGTAAACTTCTTTGGTTATCTCCAAAGTATTTCCAATTATATGATTATAATAATTAATATAAGATTTATTGAAGCAGGCCGAGAAGATTCTGCGGCTGATTTATGCCGGGGATATGGGATGAGCAGTGAGTCTTTATAAATGGGGTAGTTGGCAGAGCGTGTTACACGTGCCCTGGATCAGATTATTGAATGGCGCGGCAAGCCAAGTAGGCTCCGTTGTGATAACGAACCGGAGAATGTCAGTGGCACACTCGGTTATTGGGCAAAGAAACGAGGTGGCCAGCTTGATTGCATTCTACCGGGAAAGTCACAGCAGAATGCCTGTGTGGAACGCCATAATAGGACTGAATAGCTGGGGATGAATGAATCTGCGACCATTGATGAAGTGCAACTCACCGCAACACAATGGCTTTGGATTTACAATAATGAATGTCCGAGTATGATACCCGGAGGCATCACGCCAGCTATGAAGCTGGCGAAGTTTTTAAACTAAGACTCTCGACTGCATGCCTCAATTAAAAATGAGAGGGTTGCCATAATTCCTTAATAAACAATTGGGATTGCTGAACTCATGGAAGAATAGTTTCCAGCTGCATCAAGAGCGCGGACTGTATAGCTATAAATCGCTCCTTTGGAGCTTCCGGAGATCGTGTCAATAAAATTGGGCGTTACGCTGACTCCGATTCTCGTGCCGTTTCTGTAAATTATATAGTTCGCTACAGCGACATTATCTGTCGAAGGCAGCCAAGCTAAAGCTACCGACCCGAAACTCGAAAATTTCGTGAGTCTCCCGGTTGGTGAAGCCGGGACAGTAGGCGCGGTTTTATCGAAGTTATAGCATGAGACGCCAATGCCACAAGGAAATCCGTCCCATATTTCAAATCCCGTAATGCTTGATTGGACAGGGCCATATCCGCCGCTGTATGCGTTATGGGCTATGATTCGTGTAATTGGAAGATTATAGATACCGGTATTTGGGCCTCTATAATCGACAATTTCTTGACCATTGACGGCGGCCCAGAAGCGTCCGTCGCTGCCGCTTGAGCGGTGCCAGTAAACTTCAAATTTAAACCATGTGCCAACGGGGACTGGGACAACTTCATTTGTTTCATACCAATAGGTATCATCTGGAACGGGACCGTTTGCGTCACTATCTCCTTTAGTAAGCCAAATGAGTTTGCCATCTTTTCTTTTCAGGACGTTAATTGCGATTCGATAATCACCTGAAGCCGCATTGCCACCGTAGCCGCCGGTTTTGAAGCTGAACTGCGCGCGCCAGTTGCCGTTTGTGACAGCACTATCCAGTTTCGAAGCTAAGTCGTCAGAATACTTAAACCAATAGGAGAAATATAAATCCTTTACATCGCCAATAGTCGATGGCCTGGTGATCACAAATGGCGATTGGGAAGTTGCCTCACCTACATCACCTTTTAATTTTACATTTTGGAAAAGCTCATTAATCGTTCCGAACGGTCCGGCAACAGTCCTAATCGTATTGGTAATGTAATTTCCGATGGTTGAAGGCTCAACTGGATCACCTGTAATAAGCTGAATGCCAGAGAAATTAGCGCCTAATGCCCTAATTGGCCAGCTATGACCAGTATCACTATCAGTGCCGGTAATCTGCTGCCATGCACCATTGCCATAGAAGCCATAAGGTGTGCTAATGGAAACTCCCGAGCTGAAATTCGACCTGAATAATATTTTGGCTGCTTGAGCTTGAGTGGCAGTTAAAGTCATGATGGCAATAATTACCATTGCAAAGAACTGCATGTTTCGAATTGATCGTGAAATTCGATTGGCTTGAAATGATTGTAGTGCTTGGTTATCGATGTGCATTTCGATTTCTCCTTCTGGTTACTAGAACAGATCTTGCATTGATGCCTTTTTTAGTCAATATAATTGACTCAAGTTGCAACACGATTACGACTCAACGTAAGCTGATGCGGCTTATCAAGCAACTCTATTGTCTTGAGGCTATTGCCCTTTTGGTTAGGATCAGTGCTGTATGAAACTTGTAATTTCCTTTATAGAGAAATCCCTATGTTTCATGCCGCATCTTGATGGTGAGGAAATGTCGCTCTGTTTATGCTTTGAAAGTGAGCAACAAAATTGAAATTTTTAAATTAGGCTATCAATCTCCATAAAGTTAATAAATTTGCATAACGAATAGGACAAGCAAGCATTGAGAAATACTAATCTAAAACTTTCGGGATAAAACCGGAAATAACCATGGATTATTGCTTTTTATCAAAAAAAGAATGACATTCTCTGTTGCATATTGACAAAAAATGCCAAAACGTCTTTGGAGATTACTGTTTATTAGCTGATGCATTAAACAGGCAGGTGCATCCGGATTCTTCAGAAAATTCTATGAAGTTATCTAATTTAGCTTGTTCTGATTTCTAGTTATGCATAAATGAGACTTATTATTATTAATAATAAATATACTTCAAATTCTCTACTTAAGTAAATATTTTTTATGAAGATGTGATTAATTACGAACGACGCATTAATTAGAATGACAATATAAGTATCGGTATTTATTATCAATCATAGCTGATCAATTGGAATCTATAGGTTTCATTATCAATAAGTTGCATAGTGACATTGTTGACAATAGTCTTGGAGTTAATCATCACGGATGGGATGTGAAGCTGGCCGCTTGAACTTGAGTACGTAGCAATATTCGCCGGTTTATTTGCAAGCGATTTGATACTTGCTGGTTCAAGTTCGAACATATGGGGTGGACTATTGATTAACCGCAAATTGACATCTAATGCGGTACCGGTTCCAATATCAACAGCAAAACTTAAAACGTCTTGACTGAATATGCCGGCGACAGATGTCACAGTTACCTGATTGATAGTTACCAGATTTTCGATGGTAATCGCTGAACCGTCCGAACCTATAATAGGTGCTGGCGAACGGCTGCCGCCGAGGTTGATGTTCGAAACCGGGAGGTCTTCGATCGCGTCGATGGTATTCATGCCATCAAAGATAATTCTTCCAAATACAGTGAAGCCACCATTTTGTGTGTCTAATTGGCTCGGAGGACCGGAATTGTCTGCGAGGTTGACAAACCACTGACTGGTTGCACTATTCGGGTTGCCGCTGATTTTAGCCATGGCGACGGTTCCACGCGTATTGGAAATCTTAAATTCATTTGTAACCGGTGGAAAGGTGTTTACAGCCGAGAGAATTTTTCCGCTAGCGCTGTCAGTGATTTTATAACCGCCGCCTTGAATCACAAAACCAGGGACGCTGCGGTGAAAAATTCCGTTTGTGTATGCATCATTGTTGATGTAGTTAAGAAAGTTTGCGGTAGTTGTAGGTGTATGCGATTCAAATAGTTCTATACAGAACCGTCCAGCGTTGGTATTAAAGCAGGCCACTGGATTGGCATGGGAAAATGGAGGTAAGAGCAGTAGAGAAACAGCCAGCGGGAGTTTGTATTTTTGTTGAATGTTCATGGCGATCCACAGATTTAATTGTTGACTAAAACATTTTACTGATGATAATCAAGATGCATCAAACTTTTTATGCAAATAAATCTGTATCGATGGAATACGCAGTAATCTGTCCATCCGGTTTGGCAAAGGCAGAATTGAGATCAAGTCAAAGTTATGCGTGATACGGGATGAATGAGAGGATTCTGAGTGATGGCGTTAGTTAATAGAATTCTGTTAAAATGGAAAATTCTATTCAAGAGACAAGCAAGGAAGAGTTGTCATGGCTTATGTAGTAACTGAAAATTGTATTAAATGTAAGTACACAGATTGCGTGGATGTATGTCCGGTTGATTGTTTTCGTGAAGGTCCAAATTTTTTGGTGATCGACCCTGATGAGTGTATCGATTGCACATTATGTGTTGCTGAATGTCCGGTGGAAGCCATTTACGCTGAGGATGATGTACCCGATGAGCAGACTCATTTCATCGAATTGAATGCTGATTTATCTAAGAAATGGCGACCGATCATTGAGAAAAAAGAACCCTTGCCAGATGCTGATCAGTGGGCGAGCGTCAAGGACAAGCTGGATCAACTGAAACGTTAAGCTGCGATAGCGGTTAGTATTTCAACTGCCGCATGTTTGACCCTTCGCAACATCCGCAGATTTCCCTAGAAGAAGTATTTAAGCGCTTACTTGCCGGCGGGACGGTTGTCACGCCCAACCAAAGGCTTGCGTTGGCGCTTAAAGGAAAGTTTGATCAGCATCGAATCGATCAGGAGGAGGCAGTCTGGCACTCTGCCGACATCCTGTCCTTTACTAATTTCATCAATCGCATCTATTGCGATGCGCTTTATTCTGCAAGTTTCTCGTCATTGCCTTTGTTGTTGTCGGATGCTCAAGAGCAAGCATTGTGGGAATCGGTTATTCAACAATCCGAAGTCGGAAATACATTACTGAGGGTTTCACAAACAGCGCAATTGGCGCGAGAAGCCTGGCAGCTCGCGCATGCTTGGCAATTGATCTCACAATTAGGTCACTACTTACCTAATGAAGATGGCAGAGCGTTTCTGGGCTGGGTTGAGTCATACCAGAATATCACCGCACTTCAAGGGTTTACTGATCAAGCGCGCCTTTGCAATCTCATTGCGGAATGCTATGAAGCTCTTGAAATAAAGAAATGTGCTTCATTGATTTGCCATGGTTTTGATGCGATTACACCGCAACAAAATGAATTTTTCGAAAAACTGCGGGCTTTAGGTTGCGAGATAACGATAACCGGTTCTCCAATCCAGAAGCAGGTACTGCCGGAAAACGTCCGGCGGGTAGAATACTTGGATAGTATTGACGAGATTTATCATGCAGCTGTGTGGGCGCGATCGAAAATTGACAAGACCGATGCTGAAGTTCGTGTCGGTATCGTGGTGCCAGCATTCGCGAATTATCGTAATGCTTTAATCCGGACTTTTTATGCGGTGCTGCAGCCGGATGTCAGATCAGCTTTGCCAGGTTCGGATCGACCGGTTGCACCGTTTAATGTTTCGCTGGGTTTAGCATTTTCAAGCTATCCAGTCATTGATACTGCGTTCGCTACTTTAGCGCTTGCTGATCGAGAAGTAGAATTTCATCAGGTGAGTCATTGGTTGCGATCGCCGTTTCTAAGAGGCGCTGAAACCGAAATGGGGCAGCGTGCATTACTCGATGCCGCGATCCGGCGTTCTGCCGGGCCAATGATTTCACTGCCGCAACTGCTAATGCTTGTGAAGCGCGTGAATGGCCACAAAAGTTGTCCTATTTTATTGGCATTCCTGACAGAAATTGATGCTTACCGCCTGACAAAATTGCCAAGCGGCGGAAGTCATACGGATTTTGTCAGGGCTATCACAGAAATATTGCAACTTTCTGGTTTTCCGGGGGAGCGTAATTTGAATTCCGATGAATATCAGACCGTTGAAAAATGGCAGTCGC
This is a stretch of genomic DNA from Nitrosomonas sp. sh817. It encodes these proteins:
- a CDS encoding peptidylprolyl isomerase, whose protein sequence is MNIQQKYKLPLAVSLLLLPPFSHANPVACFNTNAGRFCIELFESHTPTTTANFLNYINNDAYTNGIFHRSVPGFVIQGGGYKITDSASGKILSAVNTFPPVTNEFKISNTRGTVAMAKISGNPNSATSQWFVNLADNSGPPSQLDTQNGGFTVFGRIIFDGMNTIDAIEDLPVSNINLGGSRSPAPIIGSDGSAITIENLVTINQVTVTSVAGIFSQDVLSFAVDIGTGTALDVNLRLINSPPHMFELEPASIKSLANKPANIATYSSSSGQLHIPSVMINSKTIVNNVTMQLIDNETYRFQLISYD
- the fdxA gene encoding ferredoxin FdxA, whose translation is MAYVVTENCIKCKYTDCVDVCPVDCFREGPNFLVIDPDECIDCTLCVAECPVEAIYAEDDVPDEQTHFIELNADLSKKWRPIIEKKEPLPDADQWASVKDKLDQLKR